A window of Euwallacea fornicatus isolate EFF26 chromosome 13, ASM4011564v1, whole genome shotgun sequence contains these coding sequences:
- the LOC136343044 gene encoding laminin subunit alpha-3 yields MKLFYLIILLKKPEPKNLLSKHLEINKYRKWVQEIHVLLKNIKEEINDLDQQITELETRNRDLAIRLGPRTSMNIANEHELESLQFLRKKQEIQMFYKDLMKRYEKAQEVIEHYDRMYEALMVQALENEGIINSLNEECAKLKEQASPVLIRKEKPKSSLKQNFKSLLIKTKVQKECPKFIYQISQRIR; encoded by the exons ATGAAACTATTTTATCTTATAATTCTCCTTAAG AAACCGGAACCGAAAAACCTCTTGTCCAAACATCTCGAAATCAACAAATATCGCAAGTGGGTGCAGGAAATCCACGTCCTTCTGAAGAACATCAAGGAGGAAATTAACGATTTAGACCAGCAAATCACTGAACTTGAGACCAGAAATCGGGACTTAGCGATTCGGTTAGGTCCTCGGACGAGTATGAACATAGCGAATGAACATGAGCTGGAGAGTCTGCAATTTCTGCGAAAAAAACAGGAAATTCAGATGTTTTACAAGGATTTGATGAAAAGGTATGAGAAGGCGCAAGAAGTAATCGAGCACTACGACCGAATGTATGAAGCTCTGATGGTCCAAGCTTTGGAGAACGAAGGGATCATTAATTCTTTAAATGAAGAATGTGCGAAACTAAAGGAGCAAGCGTCTCCTGTCCTGATTCGAAAGGAGAAACCAAAAAGCAGCTTGAAACAGAACTTTAAATCGCTGTTAATTAAAACCAAAGTACAAAAGGAATGTCCGAAATTCATTTACCAAATCTCTCAAAGGATTagataa